DNA sequence from the bacterium genome:
GCGGCGGCGTCCAGGTCGACCAGTGCTGCTCGTGGCGGTGGTCGGGGAAGCCCGCCACGGCGAGCTGGCTGTCCGAACAGCGGGGGAAGACCGCGTCCGGCGCGAGCGCGGGCAGCTGGCCGGGGTGGGTCTGGCCGAGGGCCGCGCCGGCGGCGACCAGCAGCACGGCCGTGACCGTCAGACGGAAACGGCCCATCTCAACCGCCCCCCTTCAGGGCCTGGGCGTCCTTGTACCACTTCGCCGCTTCCTTCTTGTTGCCCAACTTGTCGTACACGAGCCCGATGTTGTTGAAGACGTTCACCGTCTCCTTCTCGGCCATGGCCGAATCGTAGGCCTCGAGGGCCTCGTCGTAGCGGCCGAGGTAGTAGTACGACAGGCCCTGGCTGTAGTAGGCCCGGTACGACGGCCCCTCGATCTCGATCAGCTTGTCGAAGGCGGCCACGGCGTCCTCGTAGCGCTTGGCGCCCATGTAGCTGAGGGCCAGGTTGTACTGGGCCTTGTCGTAGGTCGGATCCAGGGCGATGGCCATCTCGTACGACGAGACCGCCTTCTCGAACTGGTCGGCCTTCTGCGCCATCGAGCCCATGTGGAAGGCGGTCCTGGCGTCGGGCTGCAGGTTGAACGCCTGCTGGTAGGGCTCGACGGCCGCGGCGTACTGCTTCGTCATCTGCAGGCACTGGGCCAGGGCGATCCAGCCGTTGTAGAAGTCGGGCTTGTCGCGCACCACGTTGCGCAGCGACGGGATCGCCGCGTGGAACTTCTCCTCGCGCATGAGGCTGACGGCGTAGTTGTAGACCACCTCGGGCTTGGCATCGCTGCCGCTGACGCCGGCCTTGAGCCACTTGCTGGCCTCCTTGTCGTTGCCCATGCGCATGTAGAGGTTGCCGATGGCCACGCGCACGTCGTCGAGGGGCTCGATCTCGTAGGCCTGTTCGTAGGCCGCGACCGCGTCCTCGCGGCGGCTGGTCTGCTCGTACACCTTGCCGGTGGCGATCCAGGTGCCGGCCTTGTCCGGATGGTCCTCGCGGGCCCGCCGCGCGGCCACCCCCGCCTCGCGCTGCATGTCCTGCTTGAGGTAGCAGTCGACCAGGCGCGGCAGCAGGTCGTCGCGCCCCGGCGTCATCTCGTAGGCCTGCTTGTAGAGCCTGGCGGCGTCGGGGAACAGGCCCGAGTCCTCCATGAGCTTGGCGTCGTCGACCATCAGGTTCACGCGGTTGTGCACGATGGAGCGCGCCTCGCGGTAGCCGTCCTCGGCCTCGGCGTCCGGATTGTCGGCCAGGCCGGCGAGGAATCGCTCGGCCACCGGGGCCCGGGCCTCGAGCAGGTCGCGGACGGCCTGGTCGTCGCCCTGTTCGGCCTCGAGCTGGTTGAGCTGCAGCACCAGACGGAAGCCCTCCGGCCCCAGATCGGGCTCGAAGGCCTTGAGTCCCTCCGCGAAGGTGGCGCGGGCCTGGTCGAGCATGCCGGCGTCCTTCTGGGCGCCGCCGATCAGCCGCCAGTAGTCCTGGCCGCCGAGCTGGTCGAACTTCCGGTACTGGCCGTACTCGGCCACGGCCATGTCGAAGTCGCCCAGCCGCGAGAAGACCATGCCCAGGTTGCGGTGGTAGTCGCCTTCCAGGGGCGACGACTGGACCGCGCGGATGAAGGAATCGCGGGCCAGGTCGTACTTCTCCTGGTTGGCGTAGATGACGCCCAGGTCGTTCCACGCCTTCGCATCGGCGGGATTCTTCGTGAGCTTCTGGTTGAGCATCGCGATGCGATCCTCGTCGGTCATGTTCTCCTCGGCGGCCGGGACGCCGAGCCGGATGCCGCCGGCGACCGAATCGGCGGCGGCGTCCTGGGCGGCGGCGGGCGTCGTGGCCAGCAGGACCAGGAGCAGGGGCAGGCCGGTCATGAACTGTCGGGAGGGCATGCGTCACCTTTCACAGGGGCGGCGCGGCGCCGGGAGACCCGGCGGCACGCGACCTGGGCTGAAACATGGAATCGGCCACATGATAGGGACTGCCCCAGAACGTGTCCAGCGCCGCCCCCGCGGCCGATCCCGGCCTTCTACACCGGGCTGCGGGCCCGGATTCCGGAAAAACGGCTCCCGGCGGGCCCGGTCCGGGACCGTCGGCGCCGATCCGGCGGTTGACGGGGCCGCCCGGTTCTGTTGATTTATGGCCATGATCCGCTTCCGCATCCTGGGCGCCGGCGGCGCCATTCCCACCCCCACCCACACCCCGGCCGCCTACTGGGTCACCGTGGACGGCACCGCCGTGCTCATGGATCCCGGACCCGGCGCCCTGGTGCGGCTGGTGCGCTGTGGCGACGCCCCGGGCGGGGTCGACGCCGTCGGGCTGGTGCTCTTCACGCACCTGCATCCGGACCATCACGGCGACCTCGTGGCCCTGCTCTTCGCCCTGCACTCGCCGCTGACGGCGAGCGAGGCGCCCCTGCGCCTGTACGGGCCGGCGGGCCTGACCGACCTGCTCGCCGCCCTCGGCGGCATCTACGGCTCGTGGCTCGAGCCGCGCAAACGCGAACTCGTGGTCACGGAATGGGCGCCCGGCGCGGCCCTGGACCTGCCCGACGGAGGGCGCATCGCACCCTTCGCCGTGGACCACCCCCAGGACCGGCTCACGCGCGGCGACGCCCTCGGCTACCGCTTCACCGACGCCGCGGGCCACGTGGCGGTGTTTTCCGGGGACACCGGCGCGTGTGCGGGGTTGGAGAACGCGGCGCGCGGCTGCGACCTGCTCGTGGTCGAGTGCTCGGCCCCGGACGGTCTCGGCGTGACGGGCCACCTGACGCCGGCGGAGGTGGGCGAGCTGTGCGCCGTCGCCGGCCCGCGGCGGGTCGCGCTGACCCATCAGTATCCGGCCGCCGCCGCCGCCGACCTGGCCGCCGCCGTGCGCCGCCGGTTCGACGGTCCGGTCGAGCAGGCCCGCGACGACAGCCTCTATTGCGTGCCCCACGAGAACGGAGAGACACCGACATGATCCGATGCCGCCGCCGGGACCCGCGCCTGGCCCTGCTGCCCGCCCTGCTCCTGCTCGGCGCGGCCCTGCCCGCCTTCGCCGACGACCCCGCCCCCGCCGCCCCGGGCGGCGCGGATCCGGCCGCACGGGCCCGGGAGATCGTCGAGGGGCGGGGCGAGTTCGAGATGGTGCTGATCCATGGGCTCGGGGCCAACGCCACCGTGTGGGACGACGTCCTGCCGTTCCTGAAGAACACCTTCCGTGTCGCCGTCTTCGAGTTTGCCGGCCACGGCGCGACCCAGCCCATCGCCGACGACACCATCGCCAAGGAGTCGGAGCGGCTCCGGGAGTTCATCGCCGAACACGATTTCGTCTACCCCACCCTCGTCGGGCACGGCATGGGCGGCATGATCGCGATGCAGTACGCGCTCGACCATCCGGCCGACGTGCACCGCCTGATCGTCATCGACGCGGCGCCGAAGCAGCTCGCGACCCAGGCGGAGAAGGCCGCCGTGGGCGAGCAGCTCCTCGGGAACTACGACCGTTTCGTGGCCGCGCGCTACCTGCAGATGAGCGGCGACGAGGCCATCTCCCAGCGCGCCATGGACATGGCCCTGCGCACGGACAGCGCCACCTTCATCTCCCTGCTCATGAGCAGCTTCGATTTCGACCTGACCGGACGCCTGAACACGCTCTCGGTGCCGCTGCTGGTGATCGGAAGCGAAATGATGTTCCCGCCGGCCGACTCCTCGCGCCACCTGCTGCACCACTACGGTTTCAGCCATGCGCGCAGCCTGAGCTTCAAGCGGATCGCCAAGGCGGGGCACTACGTGATGCTGGAGCAGCCGGTGATGACGGCGAGCGTGCTGCTCGCCTTCGGCGTGACGGCGGACTACCAGTTCGACCAGTAGGGAAGCGGGCTCAGCGGGCGGCGGCCGCGCCGCCCAGCAGGGCCAGATCGGCGTCGACCATCATCCGCACCAGCTCCGCGAATCCGACGCGGGGCTCCCACCCCAGCACCCGTTTCGCCTTGCCATAGTCGCCGATGAGCTGGTCGACCTCGGCCGGACGCAGGAAGCGGTCGTCCTGCTTGACGTAGGCGGCCCAGTCGAGGTCGACGTGGCCGAAGGCGATGTCGAGGAAATCGCGGATGGAGTGGGTCTCGCCGGTGGCGATGACGAAGTCGTCGGGCTCGTCGTGCTGCAGCATGAGCCACATGGCCTCGACGTAGTCGCCCGCGTAGCCCCAGTCGCGCTGACTGTCGAGGTTGCCCAGGCGCAGTTCGTCGGCCCGGCCCAGCTTGATGCGCGCGACGCCGTCGGAGATCTTGCGGGTGACGAACTCGAGCCCGCGGCGGGGGCTCTCGTGGTTGAAGAGGATGCCCGAGGCCGCGAACAGGCCGTAGCTCTCGCGGTAGTTCACGGTGATGTGATGGCCGTAGCACTTGGCCACGGCGTAGGGGCTGCGGGGGTGGAAGGGCGTCAGCTCGTTCTGGGGCACCTCGCGCACCTTGCCGAACATCTCGCTGCTGCTGGCCTGGTAGAAGCGGGCGCCGGGCACCACCTGGCGCATGGCCTCGAGCATGCGCGAGACCGCCAGTCCGGTGAACTGGCCGGTGAGGGTGGGCTGGTTCCAGCTCGTGGGCACGAAGCTCTGGGCGGCCAGGTTGTAGATCTCGTCCGGCCGGGACTCCTCGAGGCACGACACCAGCGAAGCCTGGTCCAGGAGATCGCCCTGCAGGAAGCGCAGGCGGCTCTTCAGGTGTTCGACGCGCTGGCAGGTCTCGGTGCTCGACCGGCGCAGCATGCCGAAGACCTCATATCCCTTGTCCAGGAGGAACTCGGCGAGATAGGATCCGTCCTGGCCAGTGATGCCGGTGATGAGGGCTTTCTGCGCCATGCTCGACTCCGCTTCTGGATTGTGCTTCCCGGGGGCCCCGCCCCGCGGGACCACCAATCTACACCGGGGGCCGCGCCGGGACAAGGCAGGGTCCGGCGGTGCCGCGCGGCGGCACGGTCCGGAAGGGGGGATCCGGGGGCGTTCCCCACGCGGCCCCTTGCCGAATCGCCGACTATTGCTTCAGTTGAAGGGGAATGCGGCCGATAACCGGAGGATCGATCGACCCCGCTTCGGCCCCGCCCCGCACCGGAAACCTGGAGGGAAATCCCGATGCCCGCACAACGTTCCCTGGGAATCGCCGGCTTCGCCGCCGCGGTCCTGCTCATCGCCCTGCTCTGGCAGGTCCCCGCCCCGGCTCCGGCCGCCGCGCCCGGCGCCGCGGCCCTGCGGGTGGAATGGGACGCCGAGTCCGGCGCCTTCGTGCCCGTCCGCGCGTCCGACAAGGCAGCCATCGCCGCCGCCATGGCCCGGAGCCTGAACCGCTCCGTCGACGGCCTGACCACCGAGACCCTGCCCGCCGGCGGCGAGCGGCTCGATCTGCAGGGCCGCTTCCGCAGCCTCTCGATCGCGGTCACCGACCCCGACGGGACCGTGCGCACCGGTTGCGTCACCACGCCCGCCGAGCTGGACGCGTTCCTCGCGGCCGGCGGCGGGCACGAGCACGGAAAGGAGCGCTAGCATGAGACGTCCCATCCTGCTGCGCGGCTGCGCCGTGCTTCTCGCGCTGCTGGTCGCCACCGGCGCCGGCGCCACCACGATCACCATCGTCAACCTCGACGGGCCCGGCGAGGGTTTCAACGACCCGACGCCCGCCGCTCCCGTCGGCGGCAACAACGGCCTGACGGTGGGCGCCCAGCGCCTGAACGCCTTCGAGTTCGCCGCCTCGATCTGGGAGAGCATCCTGGACAGCGACGTGGAGATCCGCATCGGGGCCAGGTTCGACCCCCTGAGCTGCAATGCCTCGAGCGGCGTGCTCGGCGCGGCCGGCCCCCAGTCGCTGTACCACAGCTTCCCCAACGCGCCGCTGCCCACCACGTGGTACGTCGATGCCGAGGCCGACATGCTGGCCGGCTTCGACCAGAACAGCGGCGCCCAGGACATCGGCGCCACCTTCAACTCCATGCTCGGCACGACCGGCTGCCTGGAATCGTCGTCGTGGTACTACGGGTTCGACGACGTGGAACCGGCCGGCGGCATCAACCTGGTGATCGTGCTCCTGCACGAGTTCAGCCACGGCCTCGGCTTCCTCAGCATCGTCGACGAGGCGGACGGCACGGCGCCGTTCGGCATCCTCGACGTGTACTCGCGCTACCTCTACGACACGACGGTCGGCCTGCACTGGGCCAACATGTCCAACGCCCAGCGCGCCGCCTCGGCCATCAACACCGACAACCTCGTGTGGGACGGTCCGTCGGTGACCGGCGCCGCGCCGGACGTGCTCTGCGCCGAGACCGTGGTCGAGATCACCGCCCCGGCCGGCAGCGCCGGCATCTACGATGCGCCCCTCGCCCTCTTCGGGGCGGCCTGCGGCGCGACGGTGACGGGCCCGATCGTCGAGGTGAACGACGGCGTGGGCGTGGGCAGCGACGCCTGCTCGGCCACCGGCCAGGACCTGTCCGGCCGGATCGCCCTCATCGACCGGGGCACCTGCGCCTTCATCACGAAGGTGCTGAACGCCCAGAACGCCGGCGCCATCGGGGCCATCGTCGTCAACAACGTGGCCGGCGACGCCTTCGCCATGGGCGGCGAGGACCCGAGCATCACGATCCCGTCGGTCATGGTCTCCCTGGCCGACGGCACCACGATCCGGGCCGGCCTCGGCTCGGGCCTGACCGGCTCGATCCGGCCCGACGCCACGCGCATCGCCGGCGCCGACGACCAGGGCCGGGTGCGGGTGTACAACCCGAATCCGATCGAGCCCGGCTCGTCCATCTCGCACTTCACGACCTCGGCGTTCCCCAACCTGCTCATGGAGCCGGCCATCAACTCGGACCTGCCCGTGGACGTCGACCTCACGCGCCAGCTCTTCTTCGACATCGGCTGGCGCTTCTTCGAGGTGGCCGTGCAGCAGCTGCCCGCCCTGGCGGGCGAGCGCCGCGACGGCGCCGTGCACCTGAGCTGGCAGATCAATCCGGACCTGCTCTCGCACCAGGTCTACGTGCACCGCGAGCAGGAGAACACGGCCCGCGTGCAGGTGAGCCCCGGCGCCCTGCCCTGGGCCGCCACCTCGTATGTCGACGAGACGGCGCCCGAGGGCCCCGTCGACTACTGGCTCGAGCTGGTCTCGCCCGAGGGCGACCGCAGCTGGCAGGGCCCCGTCGGCGTCGACGGCGTGGTCTTCGGCAGCCGCTTCGCCTTCGCGCCCGGCTTCCCCAACCCGTTCGTCACCGAGACGAGCTTCGCCTTCACCCTGCCCGCGGGCGGGGCCGTGCGCGTGACGGTGCACGACCTGCGCGGCCGGCTGGTGCAGGAGCTCGCCGCGGGCACCGAGACGGCCGGGCGCCACGTGGTGACGTGGGACGGCCGCGACGCGCGCGGCGCCCGCGTGGCCGCCGGCATGTACTACGCCCGGATCGATTTCGAGGGGCAGGTGCGGAGCCGGAAGATCATGGTGATGAAGTAGTCGCGGATCAGGCGGTCAGGCCGGCGTCGTTCCCCACGGCGCCGGCCGCGGCCGTGGCCGCCCGCGGGGCGGGACAGGGCTGCGGGCGCCCGAAGAGATAACCCTGCCCGTACTTGACCCCCATGCCCAGCAGGATCTCGTAGTCGTCGGTGGTCTCGATGCCTTCGGCCACGACCTCGGCGCCGAGCACGTCGGCCACCCGCAGCAGCCGCTCGAGGGCGCGCCGCATCTCCGGATCGCCGGCCAGGCCGCGCACCAGGCGCTTGTCGACCTTCATGACCTGCGGGTGCAGCATGATCAGGCCCTCGAGGCAGCTGTTGCCGAAGCCCACGTCGTCGATGGCCACCTTGATGCCCGCCTCCTGCAGCACGCGCACCCGCGGCACGAGCACCGCCGGATCGCCCAGCAGCTGCTGCTCGCTGAGCTCGAGGCAGCAGTGGCCGTCGCTGCCGTCGTCGCCGCCGAGCAGCACGCGCAGCAGCTCGGCCTCGGACGTCTGCAGCAGGGTCGTCGGCATGATGTTCACGTGGTAGCCCGTGCCCGGCCCCATGGCCCGGGCCGCGGCCGCGCACAGCTTCAGGCAGCGCAGGTCGACCGCGGGCAGGATGTTGTTCTCCTGGCAGAAGCGGAAGAGGTTGTCCGGCCGGCGCAGCGGGCCGTCGGGGCCCCGCGTGAGCATCTCGCGCGAGACGATGCGGCCGTCGGCCATGTTCACGATGGGCTGGTGGCGCACCTCGAGCACGTTGCCGCG
Encoded proteins:
- a CDS encoding tetratricopeptide repeat protein, with protein sequence MPSRQFMTGLPLLLVLLATTPAAAQDAAADSVAGGIRLGVPAAEENMTDEDRIAMLNQKLTKNPADAKAWNDLGVIYANQEKYDLARDSFIRAVQSSPLEGDYHRNLGMVFSRLGDFDMAVAEYGQYRKFDQLGGQDYWRLIGGAQKDAGMLDQARATFAEGLKAFEPDLGPEGFRLVLQLNQLEAEQGDDQAVRDLLEARAPVAERFLAGLADNPDAEAEDGYREARSIVHNRVNLMVDDAKLMEDSGLFPDAARLYKQAYEMTPGRDDLLPRLVDCYLKQDMQREAGVAARRAREDHPDKAGTWIATGKVYEQTSRREDAVAAYEQAYEIEPLDDVRVAIGNLYMRMGNDKEASKWLKAGVSGSDAKPEVVYNYAVSLMREEKFHAAIPSLRNVVRDKPDFYNGWIALAQCLQMTKQYAAAVEPYQQAFNLQPDARTAFHMGSMAQKADQFEKAVSSYEMAIALDPTYDKAQYNLALSYMGAKRYEDAVAAFDKLIEIEGPSYRAYYSQGLSYYYLGRYDEALEAYDSAMAEKETVNVFNNIGLVYDKLGNKKEAAKWYKDAQALKGGG
- a CDS encoding ribonuclease Z; translated protein: MIRFRILGAGGAIPTPTHTPAAYWVTVDGTAVLMDPGPGALVRLVRCGDAPGGVDAVGLVLFTHLHPDHHGDLVALLFALHSPLTASEAPLRLYGPAGLTDLLAALGGIYGSWLEPRKRELVVTEWAPGAALDLPDGGRIAPFAVDHPQDRLTRGDALGYRFTDAAGHVAVFSGDTGACAGLENAARGCDLLVVECSAPDGLGVTGHLTPAEVGELCAVAGPRRVALTHQYPAAAAADLAAAVRRRFDGPVEQARDDSLYCVPHENGETPT
- a CDS encoding alpha/beta hydrolase, with product MIRCRRRDPRLALLPALLLLGAALPAFADDPAPAAPGGADPAARAREIVEGRGEFEMVLIHGLGANATVWDDVLPFLKNTFRVAVFEFAGHGATQPIADDTIAKESERLREFIAEHDFVYPTLVGHGMGGMIAMQYALDHPADVHRLIVIDAAPKQLATQAEKAAVGEQLLGNYDRFVAARYLQMSGDEAISQRAMDMALRTDSATFISLLMSSFDFDLTGRLNTLSVPLLVIGSEMMFPPADSSRHLLHHYGFSHARSLSFKRIAKAGHYVMLEQPVMTASVLLAFGVTADYQFDQ
- the gmd gene encoding GDP-mannose 4,6-dehydratase encodes the protein MAQKALITGITGQDGSYLAEFLLDKGYEVFGMLRRSSTETCQRVEHLKSRLRFLQGDLLDQASLVSCLEESRPDEIYNLAAQSFVPTSWNQPTLTGQFTGLAVSRMLEAMRQVVPGARFYQASSSEMFGKVREVPQNELTPFHPRSPYAVAKCYGHHITVNYRESYGLFAASGILFNHESPRRGLEFVTRKISDGVARIKLGRADELRLGNLDSQRDWGYAGDYVEAMWLMLQHDEPDDFVIATGETHSIRDFLDIAFGHVDLDWAAYVKQDDRFLRPAEVDQLIGDYGKAKRVLGWEPRVGFAELVRMMVDADLALLGGAAAAR
- a CDS encoding T9SS type A sorting domain-containing protein: MRRPILLRGCAVLLALLVATGAGATTITIVNLDGPGEGFNDPTPAAPVGGNNGLTVGAQRLNAFEFAASIWESILDSDVEIRIGARFDPLSCNASSGVLGAAGPQSLYHSFPNAPLPTTWYVDAEADMLAGFDQNSGAQDIGATFNSMLGTTGCLESSSWYYGFDDVEPAGGINLVIVLLHEFSHGLGFLSIVDEADGTAPFGILDVYSRYLYDTTVGLHWANMSNAQRAASAINTDNLVWDGPSVTGAAPDVLCAETVVEITAPAGSAGIYDAPLALFGAACGATVTGPIVEVNDGVGVGSDACSATGQDLSGRIALIDRGTCAFITKVLNAQNAGAIGAIVVNNVAGDAFAMGGEDPSITIPSVMVSLADGTTIRAGLGSGLTGSIRPDATRIAGADDQGRVRVYNPNPIEPGSSISHFTTSAFPNLLMEPAINSDLPVDVDLTRQLFFDIGWRFFEVAVQQLPALAGERRDGAVHLSWQINPDLLSHQVYVHREQENTARVQVSPGALPWAATSYVDETAPEGPVDYWLELVSPEGDRSWQGPVGVDGVVFGSRFAFAPGFPNPFVTETSFAFTLPAGGAVRVTVHDLRGRLVQELAAGTETAGRHVVTWDGRDARGARVAAGMYYARIDFEGQVRSRKIMVMK